Proteins co-encoded in one Sporosarcina sp. FSL K6-1522 genomic window:
- a CDS encoding ATP-binding cassette domain-containing protein, with the protein MEIRVQGLTKIIKKQRILSNFSLSFTGVYGLLGPNGAGKTTLMKILAGLIDFNVGSVFVDDELISTSTTVKRTDYIGYLPQDFMIYPELTMYDVLEHIAVLQGGKSPISYHDQIKEVLEQVNLLDHAYKKMHELSGGMRRRVGIAQLLLRNPSVLIFDEPTAGLDIEERVRFRNLLKQLGKRHTVIISSHIVEDIEFLCTKIGVIKSGEVLFEGGPDDLKKKAAHCTYEMDVQLTELDEIIATRDVVQMNEESSHVVVRVLSEEPVGQPVSPRLMDGYLALLKEAAND; encoded by the coding sequence TACAGGGGTTTATGGGTTATTAGGTCCAAACGGCGCTGGCAAAACGACATTAATGAAAATACTAGCGGGGTTAATAGATTTTAACGTAGGAAGCGTGTTCGTAGATGATGAGTTAATTAGTACGAGTACAACTGTTAAACGAACAGATTACATTGGGTATTTGCCTCAAGACTTTATGATTTACCCGGAGCTCACGATGTACGATGTATTAGAGCATATCGCTGTGCTACAAGGTGGCAAGTCACCTATCTCCTATCATGACCAAATTAAAGAAGTCCTAGAGCAAGTCAATTTGTTGGACCATGCTTATAAGAAAATGCATGAATTATCTGGGGGGATGCGCAGGCGTGTAGGCATTGCACAGCTTCTGTTGAGGAACCCTTCTGTCCTGATCTTTGATGAACCGACTGCCGGGCTTGATATTGAGGAGCGCGTTCGTTTTCGTAATCTGTTGAAGCAATTAGGGAAGCGTCATACTGTCATTATTTCCTCGCATATTGTTGAAGATATTGAATTTCTTTGCACGAAGATTGGTGTTATCAAAAGTGGTGAGGTGCTATTTGAAGGTGGACCTGATGATCTAAAGAAAAAAGCGGCTCACTGTACCTATGAGATGGACGTTCAACTGACAGAATTAGATGAGATTATTGCGACAAGGGATGTTGTTCAGATGAATGAAGAGTCTTCTCATGTCGTGGTACGTGTACTATCGGAAGAGCCTGTTGGTCAACCTGTTAGTCCACGCTTAATGGATGGATATCTTGCGCTTCTGAAAGAGGCTGCCAATGACTAA
- a CDS encoding DUF6054 family protein, which yields MSVREFIVNVSPTEAMEAIETYVVEGSVSGTLVDRYARQVGEHEVHVLILEKYYMRSNNRASLTVTIDNFDGKTKVHAVASGGSEGVFFRFDWGAGNNFANSVEVALNPYIV from the coding sequence ATGTCGGTGCGTGAATTCATAGTCAATGTGTCGCCAACGGAAGCGATGGAGGCCATTGAGACATACGTGGTTGAAGGAAGTGTTAGTGGAACGCTTGTCGATCGATACGCGAGGCAAGTCGGGGAGCATGAGGTTCATGTTCTCATTTTGGAGAAGTATTATATGCGATCCAACAATCGGGCATCACTCACGGTGACGATTGATAATTTTGATGGAAAGACCAAAGTCCATGCGGTGGCATCGGGCGGTTCGGAGGGTGTATTCTTCCGCTTTGATTGGGGAGCGGGCAACAATTTTGCCAACAGTGTGGAGGTAGCCTTGAACCCATATATAGTATGA